A genomic window from Cupriavidus basilensis includes:
- a CDS encoding TetR/AcrR family transcriptional regulator: MKKPATARGDAPVKQGQSQGGTTKPEGQWHHGDLRASLIAWGTHLLDTEGIAGMSMRTAAKLAGVSPGAPAYHFKDRNGLLAAIAAQAFRDLVAYRRQSVENIDPADAQGRLRAIMLAYVAFAQAHPARFHLMFGPEIADREQYPELAEAGAASFQVLRSAIGPVLQAPGVGGLSEEQLAFSVWAATHGLATLTIDRRRLPVASTHKPTAEQMADVVVQFCLAALRGSATPR, encoded by the coding sequence ATGAAAAAACCAGCAACAGCACGCGGTGACGCCCCGGTAAAGCAGGGCCAGTCCCAAGGTGGAACCACCAAGCCGGAAGGGCAGTGGCACCATGGCGACCTGCGCGCTTCGCTGATTGCGTGGGGCACCCATCTGCTCGATACCGAGGGGATCGCGGGCATGAGCATGCGCACGGCAGCCAAGCTCGCTGGCGTCTCGCCGGGCGCGCCGGCCTATCATTTCAAGGACCGGAACGGGCTGCTGGCCGCCATTGCGGCCCAGGCGTTTCGCGACCTGGTGGCGTATCGCCGCCAGAGCGTCGAGAACATCGACCCTGCCGATGCGCAAGGGCGGCTGCGGGCGATCATGCTCGCCTACGTGGCGTTCGCCCAGGCGCATCCCGCGCGGTTTCACCTGATGTTCGGGCCGGAGATTGCGGACCGGGAGCAGTATCCGGAGCTGGCGGAGGCGGGTGCTGCCTCGTTCCAGGTGCTGCGCAGCGCCATCGGGCCCGTACTGCAGGCGCCAGGCGTCGGCGGGCTCAGCGAGGAGCAACTGGCGTTCTCCGTGTGGGCCGCCACGCACGGCCTGGCCACGCTGACCATCGACCGCCGCCGCCTGCCTGTGGCCTCCACGCACAAGCCCACGGCCGAGCAGATGGCCGATGTTGTCGTGCAGTTCTGCCTGGCGGCGTTGCGGGGATCGGCAACGCCGCGCTAG
- a CDS encoding 2-hydroxyacid dehydrogenase yields MRKNVLVFRPIPPDLLARIEAEHDVIVADPRQPPQRPAFRAALANAHGLIGSSVKLGAAELAEAGRLEVISSISVGVDNYDLACLRRRGITLCHTPGVLTETTADTVFALIMAASRRLVELAAHVREGRWAANIGESLFGWDVHGKTLAILGFGRIGQAVARRAALGFGMEVLYVNETAAEPPDLVGRATRTELDDALRRADIVAVTLPLTKSTRGLMGQREFALMKPGAIFVNGARGQIVQEDALLAALDSGHLRAAGLDVFATEPLPQDSPLRCHARVTALPHIGSATHETRRAMAELATRNLLDALAGRPPATRFDLTAMAS; encoded by the coding sequence ATGCGCAAGAATGTATTGGTGTTCCGTCCCATTCCGCCCGACCTGCTCGCCCGGATCGAAGCGGAGCATGACGTGATCGTCGCCGACCCGCGCCAGCCGCCGCAACGGCCGGCCTTTCGCGCCGCGCTGGCGAATGCGCACGGCCTGATCGGCTCCAGCGTCAAGCTAGGCGCGGCCGAACTGGCAGAAGCCGGCCGGCTGGAAGTGATCTCGAGCATTTCGGTGGGGGTCGACAACTATGATCTCGCCTGCCTGCGCCGGCGTGGCATTACGCTCTGCCATACGCCCGGCGTACTCACCGAGACCACCGCCGACACGGTCTTCGCGCTCATCATGGCGGCCAGCCGCCGCCTGGTCGAACTCGCCGCCCATGTGCGCGAAGGCCGCTGGGCCGCCAATATCGGTGAAAGCCTGTTCGGCTGGGACGTGCACGGCAAGACGCTGGCGATCCTCGGTTTCGGGCGTATCGGCCAGGCGGTGGCGCGCCGCGCGGCGCTCGGCTTCGGCATGGAGGTGCTGTACGTCAACGAGACTGCCGCCGAACCGCCCGATCTCGTGGGGCGCGCCACCCGCACGGAACTCGACGACGCCTTGCGCCGCGCCGACATCGTCGCCGTCACGCTGCCGCTAACCAAGAGCACGCGCGGCTTGATGGGGCAGCGCGAGTTCGCGCTGATGAAACCGGGGGCCATCTTTGTCAACGGCGCCCGCGGCCAGATCGTGCAGGAAGACGCGCTGCTCGCGGCGCTCGACAGCGGCCACCTGCGCGCGGCCGGGCTCGACGTCTTTGCCACCGAACCGCTGCCGCAGGATTCGCCGCTGCGCTGCCATGCGCGGGTGACGGCCCTGCCCCACATCGGCTCAGCCACGCATGAAACCCGCCGCGCCATGGCGGAACTGGCCACGCGCAATCTGCTGGACGCGCTGGCCGGCCGGCCACCCGCCACGCGCTTCGACCTGACGGCCATGGCCTCTTGA
- a CDS encoding shikimate dehydrogenase family protein, protein MPRSIPTLCGSIMGEPFTFNVRIHNAAYRALEIDYTFVCFGVQDVPGAVQSIRALGVRGMNVSMPHKQAVIPHLDHLDETARAIGAVNTINNVDGVLTGYNTDCIGAVRAFQEVTELQGKRIALLGAGGAARAMAYGLREAGAAVTLFNRTAARGEELAASLGLRFGGALSDFRAADFDLLANATAAGFRAPDVNPVAGQLAAHLIVMDAAFIPVRSKLIRDAAELGCRTIDGTRMMLHQACAQVEFYTGCARAPIEAMEAALLEEIARQS, encoded by the coding sequence ATGCCCCGTTCCATTCCCACGCTGTGCGGCTCGATCATGGGCGAGCCTTTCACCTTCAATGTACGCATCCACAACGCGGCCTACCGGGCGCTGGAGATCGACTACACCTTCGTCTGCTTCGGCGTGCAGGACGTGCCCGGCGCCGTGCAATCGATCCGCGCGCTGGGCGTGCGCGGCATGAACGTATCAATGCCGCACAAGCAGGCCGTGATCCCTCACCTCGACCACCTCGACGAGACCGCGCGCGCCATTGGCGCGGTCAACACCATCAACAATGTCGATGGCGTGCTGACCGGCTACAACACCGATTGCATCGGCGCCGTACGTGCCTTCCAGGAGGTGACCGAGCTGCAGGGCAAGCGCATCGCGCTGCTGGGCGCGGGCGGCGCGGCGCGTGCCATGGCCTATGGATTGCGCGAGGCCGGCGCCGCCGTGACCCTATTCAACCGCACCGCGGCGCGCGGCGAGGAACTGGCCGCCTCGCTTGGCCTGCGCTTTGGCGGCGCGTTGTCCGACTTCCGGGCGGCAGACTTCGACCTGCTCGCCAACGCAACGGCCGCCGGCTTTCGCGCCCCCGATGTCAACCCCGTGGCCGGGCAGCTTGCCGCCCACCTGATCGTCATGGACGCTGCCTTTATCCCGGTCAGGAGCAAGCTGATCCGGGACGCCGCCGAGCTTGGCTGCCGCACCATCGACGGCACGCGCATGATGCTGCACCAGGCTTGCGCCCAGGTCGAGTTCTACACCGGCTGCGCACGCGCGCCGATCGAAGCGATGGAGGCGGCGCTGCTGGAGGAGATCGCACGCCAGTCCTGA
- a CDS encoding carotenoid oxygenase family protein produces the protein MAIAFPTNEPYLSGYFAPLHAECDAPNLPVTGEVPAGLRGTFYRNGPNPQFAPRGKYHWFSGDGMLHAFHFEKGRVSYRNRWIRTPKWVMENKNGEGLSGSLASRHLTDPRLLELNSTVANTNVVWHGGRLLALEEAHMPFEVDPVSLAPRGYQTFDEKFSGPMTAHPKIDPVNGEMVFFGYGARGPFTPDLMLHVADSQGKLLRSVHIVAPFPSMVHDFVVTRTHILFPIFPLTGSMARATNGQPAYAWEPDKGTHIGILPRDGTAADVRWFTGDPCYVFHPMNAFDTPHGGIVCDMMKYDVPPLFPGPDGRPLSNGAPVASLVRWTFDLAGKSGTYREQPLCDTPGEFPRLDERFAMLPYRHGYYCSGDISASTQGDSLRSGLAHIDLATGQVAQYQPPAGDKCGEPVFVPRHADADEGDGWLLSVIWRAAENRSDMAIFNAQALAAGPVALVHLSHRVPAGFHGNWRPAD, from the coding sequence ATGGCCATCGCCTTCCCCACCAACGAGCCCTATTTGTCCGGCTACTTCGCGCCGCTGCACGCCGAGTGCGACGCGCCTAACCTGCCGGTCACGGGCGAGGTGCCGGCCGGGCTGCGCGGCACCTTTTACCGCAACGGGCCGAATCCGCAGTTCGCGCCGCGCGGCAAATACCATTGGTTCTCGGGCGATGGCATGCTGCACGCGTTTCATTTCGAGAAGGGCCGCGTGTCCTACCGCAACCGCTGGATCCGCACGCCGAAATGGGTCATGGAAAACAAGAACGGCGAAGGCTTGTCAGGCTCGCTGGCAAGCCGGCACCTGACGGACCCCAGGCTGCTTGAGCTGAACTCCACCGTGGCCAATACCAACGTGGTCTGGCATGGCGGGCGCCTGCTGGCGCTGGAAGAAGCGCATATGCCGTTCGAAGTGGACCCGGTATCGCTGGCGCCGCGCGGCTACCAGACCTTCGATGAGAAATTCTCCGGGCCCATGACCGCGCACCCCAAGATCGACCCGGTCAACGGCGAAATGGTCTTCTTCGGCTACGGCGCCCGCGGCCCGTTCACGCCGGACCTGATGCTGCATGTGGCAGACAGCCAGGGCAAGCTGCTGCGCTCCGTGCATATCGTCGCGCCGTTCCCGAGCATGGTCCATGACTTCGTGGTGACGCGCACCCACATCCTGTTTCCCATCTTCCCGCTGACGGGATCGATGGCGCGCGCCACCAACGGCCAGCCGGCCTATGCGTGGGAACCGGACAAAGGCACGCACATCGGCATCCTGCCGCGCGACGGCACCGCGGCGGATGTGCGCTGGTTCACCGGCGATCCGTGCTACGTCTTCCATCCGATGAACGCCTTCGACACGCCGCACGGCGGCATCGTCTGCGACATGATGAAGTACGACGTGCCGCCGCTGTTCCCCGGCCCGGACGGGCGCCCGCTCTCCAACGGCGCGCCCGTGGCCAGCCTGGTGCGCTGGACCTTCGACCTGGCGGGGAAATCCGGCACGTATCGCGAGCAGCCGCTATGCGATACGCCGGGCGAGTTTCCGCGCCTGGACGAGCGCTTTGCCATGCTGCCCTACCGGCACGGCTACTACTGCAGTGGGGATATCTCCGCCTCCACCCAGGGCGACAGCCTGCGCAGCGGCCTGGCGCATATCGACCTGGCCACCGGGCAGGTCGCGCAGTACCAGCCGCCGGCCGGCGACAAATGCGGCGAACCCGTGTTTGTCCCGCGCCATGCGGATGCCGATGAGGGCGACGGCTGGCTGCTGTCCGTGATCTGGCGCGCCGCGGAGAACCGCAGCGATATGGCTATCTTCAACGCGCAGGCGCTGGCGGCAGGGCCGGTGGCGCTGGTACACCTGTCGCATCGCGTGCCCGCCGGCTTCCACGGCAACTGGCGTCCCGCCGACTGA
- the mug gene encoding G/U mismatch-specific DNA glycosylase, with product MTEVQDLRIVSDPTGGAPSPSPSLPDVISEGLAVVFCGINPGMKAAAGGHHFEGNGNRFWRVLHLAGFTPVLMRPENDRDLLAHRCGLTTAVARPTARADQLSPHEFHASTSALLKKIELHRPACIAFLGKAAYAAISGQRHVSWGRQNAMLGGSTVWILPNPSGLNRSFSLDELVVAYRTLYLAYASPKAWFAQ from the coding sequence ATGACCGAAGTCCAGGACCTGCGCATCGTCTCCGACCCGACAGGCGGTGCGCCATCGCCATCACCATCGCTACCGGACGTGATATCGGAAGGCTTGGCAGTCGTCTTTTGTGGAATCAATCCCGGCATGAAAGCGGCGGCAGGCGGCCACCACTTTGAAGGCAATGGCAACCGCTTCTGGCGAGTCTTGCATCTGGCCGGTTTCACGCCAGTGCTGATGCGCCCGGAAAACGACCGGGACCTGCTCGCCCACCGGTGCGGATTGACAACGGCCGTTGCCCGGCCTACCGCGCGGGCCGATCAGCTTTCACCGCATGAATTCCATGCATCGACATCGGCGCTACTGAAGAAAATCGAACTTCATCGCCCCGCCTGTATCGCCTTCCTGGGCAAGGCCGCATACGCAGCGATATCAGGTCAGCGGCACGTGTCATGGGGACGCCAGAACGCGATGTTGGGCGGGTCGACAGTGTGGATCCTTCCAAATCCGAGCGGGTTGAACCGCTCGTTCAGCCTCGATGAACTCGTTGTGGCTTATAGAACGTTGTACCTTGCGTATGCCTCGCCGAAAGCCTGGTTTGCGCAATAG
- a CDS encoding AMP-binding protein, whose protein sequence is MVPALWFDGRAYSADWMKGEIQRILAGLHDLQCKEGDTIAAMLRNSPEYVALVLACRQAGLYLASINWHFKALEANHILTDSGARALVVDADLLDQVREGIPTGVGVILVSRGAAPPSSPQAHHWADFGAGLPAMPARTGTSHGAIAYTSGTTGKPKGVRRIPGAPEERAAMEQRLQRVTDIVYGTGADVTAYLSAPIYHSAAMAYLSHFCNLGATLVLEPRFDAQRALALLARHKVTHAYLVPTMYQRLLALPPEARTGHDLSALRQVASTGSPCPVPLKQAMIAWFGPIITEAYGSSEAGYTTFADSANWLRHPGSAGSALPDAEIRILDEDGNALPAREIGLIYVRQRALPDFTYINRPEARAAMERDGLITLGDMGYLDEDGFLHICDRKADMVISGGVNIYPAEIESVLQTMPGVADCAVFGIPDAEFGEGLAAAVQPSPGHGLDGAQVQAFLRERIANYKVPRIVEIHATLPREDTGKIFKRRLREPHWQGQARAI, encoded by the coding sequence ATGGTTCCGGCACTATGGTTTGACGGGCGAGCATATTCGGCCGACTGGATGAAAGGGGAGATCCAGCGCATTCTCGCTGGCCTGCACGATCTGCAATGCAAGGAGGGCGACACCATCGCCGCCATGCTGCGCAACAGCCCGGAGTACGTGGCGCTTGTGCTGGCCTGCCGCCAGGCGGGGCTGTACCTGGCATCGATCAACTGGCACTTCAAGGCGCTGGAAGCCAACCATATCCTGACCGACAGCGGCGCCCGCGCGTTGGTTGTCGATGCGGACCTGCTCGACCAGGTGCGTGAAGGCATCCCCACGGGCGTCGGTGTCATCCTGGTCTCGCGCGGCGCGGCGCCGCCATCCAGCCCGCAGGCGCATCACTGGGCGGATTTCGGGGCGGGCCTGCCAGCCATGCCCGCGCGCACCGGCACCTCGCACGGGGCCATCGCCTATACCTCCGGCACCACCGGCAAGCCCAAAGGCGTGCGCCGCATTCCCGGCGCGCCCGAAGAGCGCGCCGCCATGGAACAGCGGCTGCAGCGGGTCACCGACATCGTCTACGGCACAGGGGCGGACGTGACGGCCTATCTAAGCGCGCCGATCTACCACAGCGCGGCCATGGCCTATCTCTCGCACTTCTGCAACCTGGGCGCCACGCTGGTGCTGGAGCCGCGCTTCGATGCGCAGCGCGCGCTTGCGCTGCTGGCGCGCCACAAGGTCACGCATGCCTACCTGGTGCCGACCATGTACCAGCGCCTGCTGGCCTTGCCGCCTGAAGCGCGCACGGGGCATGATCTGTCCGCGCTGCGCCAGGTGGCCTCGACCGGCTCGCCCTGCCCCGTTCCCCTCAAGCAGGCCATGATCGCGTGGTTCGGGCCCATCATCACCGAGGCCTACGGATCGAGCGAGGCAGGCTACACCACGTTCGCCGACTCGGCGAACTGGCTGCGCCATCCGGGCTCGGCAGGCAGCGCGCTTCCCGATGCCGAAATCCGCATCCTGGACGAGGACGGCAACGCGTTGCCGGCGCGGGAAATCGGCCTGATTTATGTGCGCCAGCGCGCGCTGCCCGACTTCACCTACATCAACCGGCCCGAAGCCCGTGCGGCCATGGAGCGCGACGGGCTGATCACGCTGGGCGACATGGGCTACCTGGATGAAGACGGGTTCCTGCACATCTGCGACCGCAAGGCCGATATGGTCATCTCGGGCGGTGTGAATATCTATCCGGCGGAGATCGAGTCGGTGCTGCAGACCATGCCGGGCGTGGCGGACTGCGCGGTCTTCGGCATTCCCGATGCGGAGTTCGGCGAAGGCCTGGCCGCCGCGGTCCAGCCAAGCCCCGGGCACGGCCTCGATGGCGCGCAGGTGCAAGCCTTCCTGCGCGAGCGCATTGCCAACTACAAGGTGCCGCGCATCGTCGAGATCCACGCGACGCTGCCACGGGAAGACACCGGCAAGATCTTCAAGCGCCGGCTGCGCGAGCCGCACTGGCAGGGCCAGGCGCGCGCCATCTGA
- a CDS encoding LysR family transcriptional regulator, producing MSILVAVVEAGSFSAAARQLKMPLATVSRKVADLESHLKTRLLHRSTRQLSLTEAGQAYVAACRRILEEVGEAERAASGEYAAPKGEIVITAPLVFGRLHVLPVVADFLKIYPDIDVRMVLTDRVVPLLEEHVDVALRVADLPDSSFVAARIGTVRRVVCASPAYFAEHGMPTSPLELTAHACITFERMTSRQVWTFMSGKSEIAVPVRSRLAVSTAEAAVDAAVAGVGITRVASYQMASALRAGALKIVLAPFEPAPWPVSLVHTGQGILPLKLRAFLDFAAPRLKARVVEVEV from the coding sequence ATGTCGATCCTGGTGGCTGTCGTCGAGGCAGGCAGTTTTTCTGCTGCGGCGCGCCAGCTCAAGATGCCGCTCGCAACGGTGAGCCGCAAGGTCGCAGACCTGGAGTCGCACCTGAAAACCCGGCTACTGCACCGCTCCACCCGACAGCTTTCCCTCACCGAAGCCGGGCAAGCGTATGTCGCCGCATGCCGGCGCATTCTCGAGGAAGTGGGGGAGGCGGAGCGTGCGGCGTCGGGGGAGTACGCGGCGCCCAAAGGCGAGATCGTCATCACCGCGCCCCTCGTCTTCGGACGCCTGCACGTCTTGCCGGTGGTCGCGGATTTCCTCAAGATCTATCCGGACATCGATGTGCGGATGGTGCTGACCGACCGCGTGGTGCCGCTGCTTGAAGAGCACGTCGATGTCGCATTGCGGGTTGCCGACCTGCCCGACAGCAGTTTCGTCGCGGCACGGATTGGCACCGTGCGCCGGGTGGTGTGCGCAAGCCCGGCCTACTTCGCCGAACACGGCATGCCGACGAGCCCCCTTGAGCTCACCGCGCATGCATGCATCACGTTTGAACGGATGACATCCAGGCAGGTTTGGACCTTCATGTCGGGCAAGTCGGAGATCGCGGTGCCCGTGCGTTCGCGGCTTGCCGTCAGCACCGCCGAAGCCGCGGTCGATGCGGCGGTGGCCGGCGTCGGGATCACGCGCGTGGCGTCTTATCAGATGGCGAGCGCGTTGCGCGCCGGTGCGCTCAAGATCGTGCTCGCACCGTTCGAGCCGGCGCCGTGGCCCGTCAGCCTTGTTCACACCGGACAGGGCATCCTGCCGCTGAAGCTGCGCGCTTTCCTTGATTTCGCCGCGCCGCGCTTGAAGGCTCGGGTGGTGGAGGTGGAAGTCTGA
- a CDS encoding GNAT family N-acetyltransferase — MEMPEIRRARRSDAQAAFDIRRLAIHDQCGTAYTPEQVQAWTTVPLTEWYRDLVENHFHLVCIQGDPVATGMIDFEKRELGAIFVHPDFMQRGLGMKMMTHLECLARQAELTEINLEATLNAAAFYRRCGFIGDKPSVYQSPSGLRLACMPMVKKLALAPAG; from the coding sequence ATGGAAATGCCGGAAATTCGACGAGCCAGGCGAAGCGATGCCCAGGCGGCATTCGATATTCGCCGTCTGGCGATTCATGATCAATGCGGCACCGCCTATACCCCGGAGCAGGTCCAGGCTTGGACGACCGTGCCGCTCACGGAGTGGTATAGAGACCTGGTGGAAAATCACTTTCACCTGGTCTGCATCCAGGGGGATCCCGTCGCCACCGGCATGATCGATTTCGAAAAGAGAGAATTGGGGGCAATCTTTGTCCACCCCGACTTCATGCAGCGCGGCCTGGGCATGAAAATGATGACCCACCTCGAATGCCTGGCACGCCAGGCCGAGTTGACTGAAATCAATCTCGAGGCCACGTTGAACGCCGCCGCCTTTTACCGGCGATGTGGTTTCATCGGCGATAAGCCGTCTGTCTACCAATCCCCCTCGGGGCTTCGGCTGGCCTGCATGCCCATGGTGAAGAAGCTTGCGTTGGCGCCTGCCGGATGA
- a CDS encoding SLAC1 anion channel family protein: MSTLSSPHPQSLRATASIKNLPVNLFASVMGIAGLSIAWRQASHEFGVSPLISDAAGILALVVFVVLGAGYLVKAVKHPEAVVAEYRHPVAGNFFGTITIAILLLSSVVAPLSPTLSEIMWTVGTIFTLALCFAIAGRLLRGKIDAAHAVPAWFIPGVATLDIAVAGGTMPMPWAHEVNLFALAVGTMIALLFFTMIMSRMIHHEPLPAGMVPSLLILMAPFEVGFLAYTNFTQHVDTFSGLLFYFGLFVFLTLAPKVFRRGMPFASGWWAISFPMAALAIASLKYAMFVQAWPVKAIAIILLAMLTLAIGVLFVKTLHILLNGKLLGG; this comes from the coding sequence GTGTCAACGCTTTCGAGTCCCCACCCGCAGTCCTTGCGCGCAACCGCTTCCATCAAAAATCTGCCCGTCAACCTGTTTGCGTCGGTCATGGGCATTGCCGGACTGTCCATTGCGTGGCGCCAGGCCAGCCACGAGTTCGGGGTAAGTCCGCTGATCTCCGATGCAGCCGGCATCCTCGCCTTGGTGGTGTTCGTCGTGCTGGGCGCGGGCTATCTCGTCAAGGCAGTCAAACATCCTGAGGCGGTTGTCGCCGAGTACCGGCATCCCGTCGCCGGCAATTTCTTTGGCACGATCACGATCGCTATCCTGCTGCTTTCATCGGTCGTTGCGCCATTGAGCCCGACGCTCTCCGAAATCATGTGGACGGTGGGTACCATTTTCACGCTTGCGCTCTGCTTTGCGATTGCGGGCCGGCTGCTGCGGGGAAAGATTGACGCGGCGCACGCCGTTCCCGCCTGGTTCATCCCGGGTGTGGCCACGTTGGACATCGCCGTTGCCGGCGGGACCATGCCAATGCCGTGGGCGCATGAAGTCAACCTCTTCGCGCTGGCCGTTGGCACAATGATTGCCCTCTTGTTCTTTACGATGATCATGTCGCGAATGATTCACCACGAACCGCTGCCCGCCGGCATGGTCCCTTCGCTGCTGATCCTGATGGCACCGTTTGAAGTGGGCTTTCTTGCCTACACCAACTTTACGCAGCACGTCGACACGTTCTCCGGGTTGCTGTTCTACTTCGGTCTCTTTGTATTCCTCACACTGGCGCCCAAGGTGTTTCGCAGGGGAATGCCGTTCGCTTCGGGTTGGTGGGCAATCAGCTTTCCAATGGCAGCGCTGGCGATTGCGTCGCTGAAATACGCGATGTTCGTCCAGGCCTGGCCCGTGAAGGCGATTGCCATCATCCTGCTCGCCATGCTGACCCTCGCGATTGGGGTTCTCTTTGTCAAAACGCTGCACATTCTCCTTAACGGTAAGCTGCTCGGCGGTTGA